TGTTATTTTAGAGAGTGATGATAAGGAGATTAAAGAGTTACTTCTTGATAAAAATATTATCAATGTCATCTTTAAAAATGACACTGTAAGTATGAAGTTTGCCATTTTAGATATCTCAAGAACTCTTAAAAATTATGATACTACAATTATGATCGTTGATGATTCAAAGATCTATAGAAACATCTTAAAAAACAGTCTAAAAAAGATAAAACTAAATATTGTTGAAGCAGAAGATGGAGATGAAGCTTTACAACTCTTAAGAAGTGATCAGCACCAGATATCTCTTATTTTAACAGATTATGAGATGCCAAATACGAATGGCTTAGAACTGACTTTTAAGCTAAGAGAGAAGTACACAAAAGATAGTCTTGGCATCATCGCAATTAGTGCTGTTGAAGACCAAAATGTGATTAGCAAGTTTTTAAAACTTGGAGCAAATGACTTTATAAACAAACGATTTACCCACAATGAAATAGTGACTCGTGTAAACTCAAACCTAGAGCTATTAGATCTTTTTGCACGCATCAAAGAGATGGCTAACAAAGACTTTCTAACAGGCGCTTACAATAGACGTTACTTCTTTGAAGCTGGCAACTCCATCTACGCTAAAAACACAAGAAAAGAGTTACCTATGGCTGTAGCAATGCTTGATATTGACAAATTTAAAAATATAAACGATACTTACGGACATGATATAGGAGATATTGCGATAAAAGAAGTCAAAAAGATACTAGATAAAAATCTTAGAGTTTCTGACTTGATGGCTCGTTTTGGCGGGGAGGAATTTTGTATACTTCTTGAAGATATTTCACTTGAACATGTGGAGATGCTTTTTGAAAAAATCAGAAAAAAGTTTGAACAAAACGTCATAAAAGTTGAGTCAAAATTTATCTCCTATAGCGTCTCTATTGGCATATATTTTGGCTTATCTAAATCCTTAGAAGATATGATTAGACTCTCTGATGAGGCACTTTATGATGCAAAAGAGTCTGGAAGAAACCAAATTAAGATAAAACTATAAAGATATTTAGCTAAAATGGCGGGATGGATTTATACTTAGAAAAATTTAATAACTCTATTAAAAATACACTTTTTAAAAAATTACCATCAGAGATGCAAGAGTTTATAAAGCAAAAATCTCTAGTGCTAAGATTTTCACACCAAGAGATAAAGCAAATCATAGATATTGCAAGAGATCTAAATCTCTGGGATGAGGGAAGCATTATAGATATATTTCCCCAACATGACCAAAAAAGAGTAGTCTTTGCTCGGCTTAAAAAAGCCTATGATGAGATTAGATCTAAGCCAAACTCCTACAAGAACTTCAAGTTAAAAAACATACCACAAGAACAAAAGTTTACATTTGCTAAAGAGGCAAAAGAGGGTTTTGGACTTGGGCTTTGTCCTGTAGCATCGGAAAAGACAAGATGTTGCAATCTTTTAACACTTGATGCAGTTGAGAGTTGTGGTTTTGACTGCTCTTACTGTTCAATTCAGAGTTTTTACAACCAAAACACCATCACATTTGATAGTAACTTTAAAGATAAGCTTAAAAACTTAAAACTTGATGCAAATAAGACTTATCACATAGGAACAGGTCAAGCATCTGACTCGCTTATGTGGGGAAACCGTGAGGGTATCTTAGACGCTCTTTTTAGTTTTGCAAGAGAGAACCCAAATGTTATCTTAGAGTTTAAAACAAAATCAGATAACATAAAATATTTTTTAGAAAATAGTGTCCCTAAAAATATCCTTTGCACTTGGTCACTAAATACTCCAACTATTATAGAAAATGAAGAGCATCTAAGCGCCTCACTGGATAAACGCATAAAAAGTGCAAGAACTTTGGCTGACAAGGGCATTAAAGTTGGTTTTCATTTTCATCCCATAGTACATTATGAGGGCTATCTTGATGAGTATAAAGAGGTATATAAAAGACTTTTAAATGAGTTTAATGCACATGAAGTTGCACTTGTGAGTTTTGGAACTCTAACTTTTATAAAACCTGTTATAAAACAACTTCGAGAGCGAGATTTTAAAACCAAAATAACGCAAATGCCTCTTGTAGATGCGAGCGGGAAAGGCTCCTACCCAGAGACAATAAAAGTAGAGATGTTTAAACACGCTTATGAGAGTTTTGCTCCTTGGCACCCTAAGGGCACTTCTTTGGGGGCGCATAAGGATA
This sequence is a window from Sulfurimonas hongkongensis. Protein-coding genes within it:
- a CDS encoding GGDEF domain-containing response regulator; translated protein: MKKILVVDDSQTSLEMLKKEVQEHYDIRPYYAKNYKETLKLLNEHQGKFHASLLNLSLVDVAPLELVELTNSYEIPSVVILESDDKEIKELLLDKNIINVIFKNDTVSMKFAILDISRTLKNYDTTIMIVDDSKIYRNILKNSLKKIKLNIVEAEDGDEALQLLRSDQHQISLILTDYEMPNTNGLELTFKLREKYTKDSLGIIAISAVEDQNVISKFLKLGANDFINKRFTHNEIVTRVNSNLELLDLFARIKEMANKDFLTGAYNRRYFFEAGNSIYAKNTRKELPMAVAMLDIDKFKNINDTYGHDIGDIAIKEVKKILDKNLRVSDLMARFGGEEFCILLEDISLEHVEMLFEKIRKKFEQNVIKVESKFISYSVSIGIYFGLSKSLEDMIRLSDEALYDAKESGRNQIKIKL
- a CDS encoding SPL family radical SAM protein; its protein translation is MDLYLEKFNNSIKNTLFKKLPSEMQEFIKQKSLVLRFSHQEIKQIIDIARDLNLWDEGSIIDIFPQHDQKRVVFARLKKAYDEIRSKPNSYKNFKLKNIPQEQKFTFAKEAKEGFGLGLCPVASEKTRCCNLLTLDAVESCGFDCSYCSIQSFYNQNTITFDSNFKDKLKNLKLDANKTYHIGTGQASDSLMWGNREGILDALFSFARENPNVILEFKTKSDNIKYFLENSVPKNILCTWSLNTPTIIENEEHLSASLDKRIKSARTLADKGIKVGFHFHPIVHYEGYLDEYKEVYKRLLNEFNAHEVALVSFGTLTFIKPVIKQLRERDFKTKITQMPLVDASGKGSYPETIKVEMFKHAYESFAPWHPKGTSLGAHKDTFFYLCMESHEMWAKCFGYGYSTNNDFERAMLSAYAKKLGMDFLI